The Candidatus Methylomirabilota bacterium nucleotide sequence GCCGCGGAGGTATCCGCGCTCGACCAGCCAGTTCCCGAAGCAGCCAAGCTCGACCAGTCGCCGGCGCACCGTGTTCGCGCGCCAGCTTTGCCTGGCCATGTGATGCTGGTAGTCGCGGAGGCCCGCCGTGGTGAAGGCTCTCAGACTATCCTGCCGCCGCGGCTCGCGACGGTCATCGCGCAGGTAGTCGAGAAACTGGGCGAAGTCACTCCGGTAGGCGGCGATCGTCTGAGGGGCCAATCGCTTCTCGAATTCGCAGTGACGCAGGAACTCGCGGTGAAGGTTCGAGAGCCTCACAGGTGGGGCCCGGCCCCCGGACGCTACGGCAGGAGGTCGGCGACCGCGATGCGGGCCGTGGGGGCGGCGAGTGGCACGATGCTCTCTTCGGCGCTCAGCCTCCGGACGACGCGGTAGGCACAGCCGAAGGGCGCGGCGGCGTCGGGGCCGGGGTCACGGTAGACCTCGAGGACCCGATCCACGAGATTGACGATCCAGTAGTCAGCGACGCGAGCCCTCGCGTACAGGCTGCCTTTGTGCGCGCGATCGAAAGCAAGGCTCGAGTCGGCGATCTCGACCACGAGCGCGAGCCGCGATGGCTTGGGCTCTCTCCGGTCACGCGCGCGCCCGGGCGCCACGGACAGATCCGGCTCGGGCTCCGATTCCTCGTCCAGAGCGACGGGGAGCTGAACGCGGACGCGCCATTCCGGGCCGAAGGCGGCCCCGAGCGCCTCATTCACGAGCTCGACGGCCAACGTGTGCGGATCGCCGTGAGGCTCGCGGACGACAAGCTCACCCCCGAGCAGCTCGAGTCGCTCATCGGATCGGAACACGTGTTTCTCGATCAGGTCGTCGTACTCGACCCGGCTCCAGCGCCGCGTCCGCACGACCGACTCGCTCATGGCAGGAGATCGGCGACGGCGATGCGGGTCGTGGGCGCGGCCACGGGCGTGATGGATTGTTCAGCATGCAGCCTCTCGATGGAGCGATAGGC carries:
- a CDS encoding Uma2 family endonuclease, which translates into the protein MSESVVRTRRWSRVEYDDLIEKHVFRSDERLELLGGELVVREPHGDPHTLAVELVNEALGAAFGPEWRVRVQLPVALDEESEPEPDLSVAPGRARDRREPKPSRLALVVEIADSSLAFDRAHKGSLYARARVADYWIVNLVDRVLEVYRDPGPDAAAPFGCAYRVVRRLSAEESIVPLAAPTARIAVADLLP